Within Saccharomycodes ludwigii strain NBRC 1722 chromosome IV, whole genome shotgun sequence, the genomic segment GTCCCTCTCAGTATATCCTCTCTGCGACATAACACATGGTCCTTGTAAAGTTATAAgctaaaaacaatattttttattaagcttgtttttaaattaattttttttctttttttctttttttttaagtgtTTGTCCTATAACGCATCCAGCGTTGTTGATTGTTTTTACTCATTATTTTTCCATTGCTCATTGATAATttgattgaaaaaaaatatatagatGGTATATATGTCTATACTGTGcgccaatttttttagtgtTAGTAGTAGAAATATTACTTGTTTGTTAACGAAAAAACTtggtaaatatatatatccatacgcataaacaaaattaactaaaaaaaaatatatttgtgACAATGTCTAATACTTCAGAATCAGATGTCAAACACATATTGAATTTTGTGGAAAACAACGATGTCCAATTTTTATCTAGTCATttggaattaaaaaaatctgCACTAGGAGGAATTGGTGTTTTCGCTACACAGGACATAGAAGCAGAACATATCTTATTAAGAGTACCTAAATCTAGCATATTTACAGCAGAAAATAGCACTATTGCTAATGCATTAGTAGATGCAGAAATTGATGGCATGTTGGCTTTGAATATTGCGTTTATATACGAAGTTTCTGTTTTTAAGGAAAAGTCACACTGGTTTGAATATTTGCGCACCATTAAATGGGTTGATAATGAAGGCCAATTGTATTTACCACCGAGCTATTACGAAGAtgcaaaaagaaaacaatatCTACGTGGTACCACATTGGACACTATGTATAATGGATTATCTCCACAGAGTGAAGTAGAAAATGGGTTTTCCATAGCGTGTGATTTGGCTGTTAAAATTTCATCGGAGTATCATCTAGAAATACCGAAAATTTTTGCAACAGAAAACTTGGATGATAAACAAATATGGAGAAATCTGTTAGAGTTTGTTAGTGTAGGATATTCTATCTCTTCTCGTTGTTTTGAAATAGATCGGTACCACCAGTATGGCCTAGTAATTATTGCCGATTTATTTAACCATCATGTCACTTCACCAGATGTGCATTTTGAATCTGTGTTTGATGTTTGCGATAAATGTGGTGAGGTTGGCGAATGTGGGCATATAATAgcagaagaaaaattaactgCAATTGaagaattacaaaaaaagcCAGAAAAAATTGGCACTTTTGATCACAAGCAATTGGACAATTTTACAAGACAGcttgaaaataatcaaGAGCTCTCTGACGATGAATTACTTGAAAATCCAAACGAAACATTTATTGAGGATAGAGTTATTCAGGGGATAATTCCAGATGAATGCGTGGATATTAGGTTAGTGAATAATGTTAAGAAAGGAGaggaaatttttaattcatatGGAGAACTGTCCAATTCTCTTCTTTTGGCAAGATACGGGTTTGTTGTGGAGAATAATCCATGTGACGTGGTAAATATGGCTGATGCAGTGATTCAATATAGTAGGAAAGCATCGGCGGATCTTAAGGCACGTATTGATTGGTGGAAAGATATGGGGCAtgagttttattttgtttggtATGAAAGCAAAAGATCTGAAGAGGAGGAGGAAGATGAAGAGGAAGATGAAGAGGAACCGGAAAATGGCGACTCTCGCGATGGGAAAAATAGTCAAGATGCTCCTTACGATGGTGAAAACATACAGGATGATGGTCAAAAAGAAGATTTTGATAAACCCTCAAAATGGTTGGATGAAATGTTTATTGATAACCAAGGTAAATTAACGCCTTTGATGCTTGCTTTTGTCAAGCTACTaagttttaataaatttgaatGGGAAAAGTTTTATACGGAGGATCCAAATGAATTATGGGATAGAGTGAAATGTTTGGAACTTAATTCCTCTGCCTTGTTaagcaacaaaaaaaccaGAAAGATATTGGAAGATATCGTTGCATTCAAAGCTAAGTGGATCATTCCAAAAGATGCAGATTCTAATATAAAGATTCTTTTGTCCAgtgaaaattttattttggacCAAGTTCGTTCCAAGtgatatttaatatatatatgtatgtatatatatgcatATTCATCCGTAccttttatttgtttaatataaaaatttttttattcaaacatttcttttttttttttttttttttttattatttttttttttaaaaaatttttttcattgagaatgatttttttcaaacgttataaataaataattatacatatataaaggaatgaaaatgaagaaaagaaaaaaaaaaaatttttcattttcattactTCATTTTCCtctattattcttttttgctGAAGATGAATATATTATGTATTGATTActccttttcttcttaaaaaaaaacttatattattaatataaaaaaaaaaaaagaaaaacccTCCCCCAAggataataattataatagaAATGTCTCGTCCACAAGTTACTGTTCAATCATTGACTGGTGAAGCCACCTCCAGTGCTTTGCCATTACCAGCTGTTTTTTCTGCTCCAATTCGTGCTGATATTGTTCGCACTGTTTTCACTTCTGTTAACAAGAACAAGAGACAAGCTTACGCTGTTGCTTCCAACGCTGGTGAACAAACATCTGCTGAGTCCTGGGGTACTGGTCGTGCTGTTGCCCGTATTCCACGtgttggtggtggtggtacCCACAGATCCGGTCAAGCTGCATTTGGTAACATGTGTCGTGGTGGTCGTATGTTTGCTCCAACCAAGACCTGGAGAAAATGGAATGTCAAAGTTAACCACAACGAAAAGAGATATGCTACTGCCTCTGCTATTGCTGCCTCTGCCGTTTCCTCTTTAGTTTTGGCTAGAGGTCACAGAGTCGAAAAGGTTCAAGAAATTCCATTAGTTGTTTCCTCCGACTTGGAATCTGTCACCAAGACCAAGGAAGCCGTTGCTGCTTTGAAGGCTGTTGGTGCTCATGCTGATGTCGTCAAGGTTATCAAGTCCAAGAAATTGAGAGCTGGTAAAGGTAAGTACAGAAACAGAAGATTTACTCAAAGAAAAGGTCCATTAGTTGTTTACGCTGAAGACAAAGGTTTGGTCAAGGCTTTTAGAAACATTCCAGGTGTTGAAACTGCTAATGTTGCTTCTTTGGGCTTATTGCAATTGGCCCCAGGTGCCCATTTGGGTAGATTTGTTATCTGGACTGAAACTGCTTTTGCTAAGTTGGATCAAGTTTGGGGTTCTGAAACTGTTGCTTCTGCTAAATCTGGTTACTCCTTGCCATCCAACGTTGTTTCTTCCACTGATATCACTAGAATTATCAACTCTTCTGAAATTCAAACTGTTGTCAGACCAGCTGGTCAATCAACTCAAAAACGTTCTCATGTCTTGAAGAAGAACCCATTGAAGAACAAACAAGTTTTGTTGAGATTGAACCCATACGCCAAAGTTTTTGCTGCTGAAAAGTTAGGTTCCAAAAAGATTGAACAAGCCAAAGCTAAAGCTGCCGGTGCTGAATTCAGTTCTACTTTGAAGCACGATTAGGTTAATTTATGTACTTTtgtataaatttaatagaattgtatttcaatttttttttttaattgaataatGGCTATCATTTATGAAGAGATTCTTCACAAaagacattttttttggctttCAATAATGttctaaaaattttttttcttattattagctTATTTGCTATCAATGCGATTTTCATTTAACAGCAGATTCTGATAAGATGATAAGATATTGCGCAGAAAATTAGTTCTATGCTAATCcttatcttttcttttttacaaaTGTTATTTGTATGAGCAAATAGCATTGGTCTGAGACAAtcgacaaaaaaaaatgactaTAGGTTCTTTATCAAAATagtttccaattttttttatgcgTATCAATCTAAACACACATATGATTTTTGAGCCAAATATTCTTATATTAGCAATCATGATACCCGACATTATAATTGAAAATGATCTGTAAATGTTATAAATGTACATCTTTATAGACTTTATACAGTTTCTAAATTAACCTTTTTTATATGACGTGGggaattataatattagaGGGCTAatccaattttattattgtatggcatttttaaatcagCAATTTATTCTGTATTATAGATACCTATTTACCCgcttataataaaaatactgaTAGTAAccatttttgaaaagaaCTACCGCAATTATACATCaaggaacaaaaaaattttgaattttcaTTTCTCTTTTATACCTGTTTACATCTTGCTTTAGGTTATTTTAGTTGTAAGTTTTTACGATTGACTAATATACGTTGTTACTAAATATTGCATTGTTTTCAACTTGACGTGTTATGTTGAGAGGGGTATATGTGGTAAAGCAGGGTCAGTAAACTGATTTAATACCGTATTACTTATGTCAGGACAGATGCAATGGTTTGTTGCTTGATCTTTtgctatatttttaattaataagcTATAACTTATATATTCCCGATTAACTTCATAAtcactttttatttaggACATAGCAATTTGAAATATTCTTCAACCTCAAAGGGCAGTTTCCTAGcttgttattatttctgCAGTGAGTATTTGTTGTGATAAAATAGCACTCTATTTTAAGGCACAATGTAGATTCACTCTCGGTAGCCAAGTTGGTTTAAGGCGCAAGACTGTAATTAGATGATCAATTTCGATTAGTAATCTTGAGATCGGGTGTTCGACTCACCCCCGGGAGAAGAATTTtagtaatttatttttttaagcGGAGGTGTATTTCCTtcgaatttttttttttttttttttgtgggAGACTAATCTATAAATTATCCATGTTCACTAGAGCTTATGGACAACAATGGTATTACGTAGTATGAGATACATGCATGTGCGGTCCGCCTAACgctaatgaaaaaaaaaaaaaattttttttaagctGTTGCAAGCAACTGacataacaataataaaataatgtaAGATTATATTGTAGAAGATTTTGAGTAATCAAAGAACGATTGGGATGTTTATTGAATCTCCGTATCAATCTTTTAAATGTCACGGCATCAGAATAATTTccccaatttttttttgtttctgcTATATAAAGTAGAATTAAACGGTGTACGATTATATCTATTTAGCTGCGTATGTTTCTGAGATATTTCATACGGCatcagtaaaaaaaattgtaatcTTAAAGGTAGTGGTAGATAAAGATGAgcatatataattatatatcctaaaagaaagagagagagaaaaaagaatactTTCTACGGcaccaagaaaaaaaaagagaattaAAGGCATcacttatttttatcttaatGCCTTTTACACGTGAATGTGAAAGTACGGCAgcagtttattttttatttatttgttaataaaatattctatctaatcaaaacaaaacaaaaaggtttattttatatacacATTACTTCTTGCCCCtttattgttttgttaGATATTTTccataatattaataattatgtTCTCCGTCAATTCCTTAGGAACAAACTGtgatgaaacaaaaaaattaatcaaatcaaaaaatgaCGACAAtgagaataataaaagtaataattgtgtatttaaaataaagaataaaaaatttatttttactttgcTGCCTCTCCCCAATTGACGAAATTCGGTCAGTAAATTAAAACTGACTTGCTTAAAAATGATAAGATACAATTGCTACCGCCATTTTCTTGGAGAGATAACAGGAATATTATTCAGTGTTTGGTTGGTCGCTTGGTCTCTatactttaattttatttttttatttttttatttttttatttttttattttttttttttttttttttagtttaataaaaaataaaattaaagtgTTATATCTTCGATAGATAAGCTCCATTATCATTACCATCTACTTCCTCCATAGTCTTGTAAGTTAGGTTGTCTCATTTTAACTTTGAttaattgatatttttctaTTGTCATTtggaaagaaataataataataataatgataataatgataatatgaaaaaaaaaaaaaaaaattaaaataaaataaaataaaataaaaaataaagcatCAAACTTGAACTGAATCACAACCACCTGCTCTGTATATAAACAGgcttgttttattttaattttcatacatgttttatatatcaatttttttatcacattttcttgtatatttatttccCTAAATCATCCTacataaaacaaaaacaccATCCCACTTACGAGTGTATTCTTCTCTACCCTCCTCCTAATAGAAACATCACATTTATATTCAAACATACACACAAATATACACATAATAAGCGTgttcattaaaattaaaaacaatgtcTGAGTCATCAAGCaccgaaaaaaaaaatgcctACGTCGTGCAGGATCTCGAAAAAGAAAACCTAGACACAGGTTACTCCATCGACAATGTCTCTAGAGTCGAGACTGCTGCTCCCGATTCTCAATCTGATACACATAAGAGCCGTTGGCAAAACTTTAAGGATTCTTTTAAACCCGTCGAATTGGAAGAATTGGATCCTAACTTAACTGAAGCCGAAAAGATAGCTGTTGCCACTGCTAGATCCCCATTACAAAGAGATTTAACCCCCTTCGCCATTCAGATGATTTCCCTAGGTGGTGCCATTGGTACGGGTTTGTTTGTTGGTTCCGGTAACTCTTTGAGAACTGGTGGTCCAGCCGGTATTTTGATTGGTTATGGTATTTCAGGTACATTTATTTACACTATGATTGTCGCTGCTGGTGAATTGGCTGTCACATTCCCTATTTCCGGGGGTATCGTTACTTACCCAACCAGAATGGTTGAGGAATCCTTTGGTTTTGCTCTTGCTTTCAATTATATGTTTCAATGGTTAGTCGTTCTTCCATTAGAATTAGTCGCTGCATCTATTACTGTCAATTATTGGGGAACACCGGATCGTTACAGAGATGGGTTTGTCGCTTTGTTCTATTTAGTTGTTGTCTGTATCAATTTGTTTGGTGTCAAAGGTTACGGTATGGCTGAATGTGTTTTCAGTATGATCAAGGTCACTACCGTTGTTGGTTTCATTATTTTAGGTATTATCTTAACCTGTGGTGGTGGTCCAGTAAAGGGTTATATCGGTGGTAAATACTTTCACGCTTTGCCTCTAGTTGGTGACACAGAAGGTGAAAGATTCAAGGGTGTTATGAGTGTCTTTGTCAGTGCCGCCTTTGCCTTTGCAGGTTCGGAATTAGTTGGTCTAGCTGCTGCAGAAACTAAAGACCCTCGTAGAGCTTTGCCAAAGGCCGCAAAACAAACCTTTTGGCGTATTACTCTTTTTTACATGTTATCCTTGTTAATGGTTGGTTTATTAGTTCCATACACTAATCCAAGATTGATTGGTTCATCCTCCGCCGATGCTACAGCCTCTCCATTTGTTTTAGCCATTGAGACCCACGGTATTAAGGGTTTGCCTTCTTTGATTAACGTTGTCATTTTAATATCTGTTCTTTCTGTTGGTAACTCTGCCGTCTTTGGTTGTTCTAGAAGTTTGTGTGCTATGGCTGAACAAGGTTTCATTCCTCACTGGTTCCGTTATATCGACAGAAGTGGTAGACCATTGgttggtattattactaccTGTACCTTTGGTTTATTGTGTTTCTTAGCTGCCTCTCCTAAGGAAGGTTTAGTCTTTGACTGGTTATATGCTATTGCTGGGCTTTCGAGTTTGTTTACCTGGTTTTCTATTATGTTATGTCACATTAGATTCAGAAGAGCTTTGAGTGCACAAAACAGATCTACAGATGAATTATCTTATTTGGCCCCAACAGGCGTATGGGGTTCCTATTATGGGTGTTTTATCATCTTTTTGGTTTTGGTTGCCCAATTCTGGATTGCTGTTTGGCCTACAGGTACTAAGCCAAATGCTAATGATTTCTTCCAACaatatttatctttacCAGTTGTATTATTCATGTATATCGTGCACAAGCTTTGGAGAAGAGACTGGACAATATTCATTAGAGCTAAGGATATCGATATTGACACTGGTAGAAGAGAAACGGACTTGGAGGCTTTGAAAGCTGAACTTGCCGAAGAAAGAGCTATTTTGGCAGCTAAACCAATTTGGTATAGAGTGTATAAGTTCTGGTGTTGAacattttttctatttatttatgtttatatatatatatatatttttgtaatttaatacacttttaataatttataccCAACTGTTTTGGCGTATCTTCTTTTGAAGGAGTTGAtgtcaaatattttttttttttttttggcagGGTTTCGTGGTACGGACTTGGAATGCTGAGATTGGCATGATTGCGCCGCGTATtcatatctttttttaaaaaaaaagaaaaaaaatataatattggAAAGGCGCTTGTATAAATTAGCCGTTTCACCGGAAAATgagggtttttttttttttttttttttatgaataTTCCCAAAGTATCCGAAAAGTCCATAGTCACAATTAAGGATCTTAAAATTAGCCAATGTTTAAAGCTTATGGTACATTATCAACGATGCAACCCAAATTATTACAACACTACGCCttgtataatattttgCAATAGAATTATTAGCTTTCTTGGAAAGTGCCCAAGGAAGAAtggagagaaaaaaaaaaaacaggtataataattttttctttttgtttatttccagtttttattaattaaataatattgtatctttttttatatttcaatatgtattgttatatattaaaaaataaatatatatatacatatatgtTTTAGAATACTATAACAGTGTTTTAATTGGACTAAAAAGGTGCTACccataattaaaaacataatCGCAACCACTTTCAACTAAAAGCTCTTGTTgcaataaattttataaaacttATCTTGATTTTGcatttatttatacaaTTACATGAAATAATTTgaaccaataaaaaaaagtgcatacgaaaaaaaaaaaaaaaaaaaaaaaacaaaagattttctattacataaaataaagtaccaataataaattctAATATACACAAGATGCCGGTATTACCCAGCCCACGAAATACATATACATGCACAAATAAACgcacacacacacacacacacacactcatatatatatatgttattattgcaTAATATACTCATTTTGTCCAATTACTCTCCTTTGTCTAGACCCAGGTCCCTTTGGCATAAACTCATAATCAATTACAATGTCCAAATCTCTGTTGTTTCTGTTGTTTGGAGAACATTTCAATTTACCCTTTAAAATATCGCCAATTTCACATTCCAAATCATctgcaaaataaaaaacagtTTGTTTCCAATGCGTATAAGATGCATGAGCACCAGTGCTAAAGTAAACAGGCGTATTCCCCTTGCGCTTTTCATATGGAAATTCAATATCAAACCAAGCAATAAGCCCATTTATGAAATCTTGTCTTTTAGCTTCCAATTTAAACTCGGATTCAAAAGCCAAATCCTCAATTTTGACTGTATTTAAGTCGAACTCAATTAGTTTACATCTCGTGGTGTTTACTGCGGAGTTTTGTACAGTATCAACCAAAGGCTCCTTTTTAACAAGTGGGATAAATGGAGAATAATCAAAACCATAAACATTTTCCCAGTAGCCtaatttttgttctttgtACTGACTGTCTTCCAAACCTGCAACATGAATAGAACACTTATCTGGGAAGATAAGGCCACCTTCAACCAAGTACTTGTCCCTAGCATATAAAACAGTATCCATCATGCTTTCATACAAAAGGAAATAACCCATCCACTCAGAAACAATTATATCAACCTTTTTGTAAGGCAAAGTAATATCTTCTAATTTGCCACGTATTAAAGTAATCTTATTGGCAAacccatttttttcaactatTACCTTGGCCATCTCGATGATATTACTCATATCAACACCGATAACATGTTTGGCACCAGCTTGAGCGGCAAACATGGACAAAATACCTGTACCACAACCAACATctaaaacaattttatctttaaataaacttttattgCGCATTATAGCATTCTTATAGGACATTGTACGAACTGTATCTTGTAACATTTCTTCATGAATACCATAATGGTCATAGGAAGTGAAATAATGCTGTTCTGTTTGTGATAATTTCGATTTGTCAGTGGCTGACTCGGTAGCAGTTGTCTTGGACATAGTGATAATATTAGAGTAGACTTTTGTTTatactgttttttttcttttatttcttttatatatatatatttataagaAATCAGGTGTTATATTATTCTAACTTTTCAGCCatgttggaaaaaaaataatagcgctataaaagaaaaacaaagaaaaaaattttttaggaaaaaatgcaaaaatgaaaaaatgaaaaattcaaaaaaaaaaaataaaaaaaaaaaaaaagaaaagatgaATAATAACCTGCAACAACGTTAATATCCGAGCATATGTGAAAGTCCGAAACATAAATGGAATTCGTAACTATTTCtctattttatcattttataCAACaagtctttttttcttttttttagaatttcCTTCTAACGCCAACATTGCCCCCCCCCTCCTTCCACCCTTCAATTTTTGGAAACGAGATTTGTGTTAAAATATTTCGGTTTGTAAAATATCTTGATAGAGGTGTGCTTTCTAATGaaacaaatataacaaagctaaaaaagtaaaacaTTTGTCTTTTCTATCTAAAGTCATGTCTAATTCACTAGAGAATACACTATTTCAACTAAAATTCACATCTAAGCAATTGCAGAAACAagcaaataaaacattaaaGGAATCTAACGTacagaagaaaaaattaaccaaAATCTTATCATCCTCCGATGGAGTAGATAATGAAGTAGCCAAGGTTTATGCCAGTAATGTcatcagaaaaaaaaatgaacatTTACAGTTATTAAAACTTTCAAGCAGAATTGATGCGGTAGCTAGTAGAATTTCTACAGCCATAACGATGAATaatgtttcaaaaaatatgtttggTGTTGTTAAAGGTATGGATAGGGCTTTAATGAGTATGAATCTAGAACAGATAACTATGATCATggataaatttgaaaaacaatttgAAGATATGGATGCAAGCGTGGAGGCTTATCAAAGTATcaatgaaaacaataatcCAAGCTCTCTGGTTGATCAAGATGAGGTtgataatttaattaatatgATTCATGATGAAACTGGTTTAACATCTAAAATGGACAGTCTACCCTCTATggctaataaaaaagttggaAAAGTAGCTGAAGAAGCCGAGGAAACAGAAAATACTGAAAAAGAGGATTTATTGgcaaaaagattaaaagcTTTAAGAGGATAATTAGAAGAGAaagataaattaattaaataaataaataaagacaTCCATACACAAGAACCAGagtttttatatatattagtgtttaatttttaaccCCACTTCCCTTTCCTCTTTATATACTATTATACACAATATTatgaatttatttatctttttttttttctgtaaaaaaaaaaaaaaaaaaaaaaaaaaaaaggaaaaaaaaaaaaaaaaaagttttaaggTAATAAACGTTACTAATCATTGCATGGGAACACCTCTGCCTCTACCTGGTGGCATCATACCAGTGATTTGGCCACTGTCATTTTGCTTATTTGTAATGGTCTCGTCAACAGAAAAGATCAAGTTAGCTGCTTCAGTGGCACTTGATAAGGCATTTATTTTAACCAAAGCTGGCTCCCAAACAAACGTATTGAAATTGTCGCCAACACTTTCGCTGGAAAAATCAACACCATACCATTTTTCACCCTTACTATGTGCCATTCTTAAtctatttaaaatatcagtAGCATCAAAACCAGCATTTTCTGAAAGCTGTCTTGGAATAATTTCTAAAGCCTTGGCGTATCCATTAATTATCAATTGTTGTTTACCTGCAATAGTTTTGGAATAATCACGCAAATATTTAGACAATTCCATTTCAATGGCACCACCACCCGCGacaattaatttattttgaactGCCCTTTTAACAATCATAATTGCGTCATGCAAGGACCTCTCTACCTCGGCAATAACCTGCTCAGCGCCTCCTCTTAGCAACAAAGTACAAGTCTTTGCGTTTGGACAACctttaaacaaattataaCGCTCTGAACCAATTTGAACCTCTTCGAAAGTAGAACAAGTACCTAAATGTGTTTGTGGGTCTATATCAGTGGTGGTTGATTGAATGCTTCCACCAACAGCTTTAATTACCCTTTGCATATCATCATCCGATACACGACCAGCACAGAATATATTTCTGTCGGCAAAAAATTGTGTGGCCAAATCACCGATGGGAAGTTTTGACAAAACAATGTTAGCACCAGTGGCttcaatttgttttaacttgtttaaaataatttgccATTCAGCATCAACAATAGCCTGGTATTCTTCGACATTTTCTACTCTGACCTCAGCGTTGTCCTTTTCAGCCTTCAATTCTAACTCAATGTTTAAACTCAATATTTTTGGggctttaaattttttaggTTGTTGTTCAAACCCAGCATAAGAAAAAGTCTTTGGGAAAGCAACACCATCAACAAACAGGGAATCCTCCATAGACCCTCCGGGTATTTTCTTGATACCAATCATTTTCTCATCCATGTCATTCGGATCCAAAGACAGAACGGCATCAACAACCATCTTGATAAAAAAGTCTGCATTGTTAGCGATTAACT encodes:
- the RKM3 gene encoding protein-lysine N-methyltransferase (similar to Saccharomyces cerevisiae YBR030W | RKM3 | Ribosomal lysine (K) Methyltransferase); this translates as MSNTSESDVKHILNFVENNDVQFLSSHLELKKSALGGIGVFATQDIEAEHILLRVPKSSIFTAENSTIANALVDAEIDGMLALNIAFIYEVSVFKEKSHWFEYLRTIKWVDNEGQLYLPPSYYEDAKRKQYLRGTTLDTMYNGLSPQSEVENGFSIACDLAVKISSEYHLEIPKIFATENLDDKQIWRNLLEFVSVGYSISSRCFEIDRYHQYGLVIIADLFNHHVTSPDVHFESVFDVCDKCGEVGECGHIIAEEKLTAIEELQKKPEKIGTFDHKQLDNFTRQLENNQELSDDELLENPNETFIEDRVIQGIIPDECVDIRLVNNVKKGEEIFNSYGELSNSLLLARYGFVVENNPCDVVNMADAVIQYSRKASADLKARIDWWKDMGHEFYFVWYESKRSEEEEEDEEEDEEEPENGDSRDGKNSQDAPYDGENIQDDGQKEDFDKPSKWLDEMFIDNQGKLTPLMLAFVKLLSFNKFEWEKFYTEDPNELWDRVKCLELNSSALLSNKKTRKILEDIVAFKAKWIIPKDADSNIKILLSSENFILDQVRSK
- a CDS encoding 60S ribosomal protein uL4 (similar to Saccharomyces cerevisiae YBR031W | RPL4A | Ribosomal Protein of the Large subunit (paralog of YDR012W | RPL4B)); translation: MSRPQVTVQSLTGEATSSALPLPAVFSAPIRADIVRTVFTSVNKNKRQAYAVASNAGEQTSAESWGTGRAVARIPRVGGGGTHRSGQAAFGNMCRGGRMFAPTKTWRKWNVKVNHNEKRYATASAIAASAVSSLVLARGHRVEKVQEIPLVVSSDLESVTKTKEAVAALKAVGAHADVVKVIKSKKLRAGKGKYRNRRFTQRKGPLVVYAEDKGLVKAFRNIPGVETANVASLGLLQLAPGAHLGRFVIWTETAFAKLDQVWGSETVASAKSGYSLPSNVVSSTDITRIINSSEIQTVVRPAGQSTQKRSHVLKKNPLKNKQVLLRLNPYAKVFAAEKLGSKKIEQAKAKAAGAEFSSTLKHD
- the GAP1 gene encoding amino acid permease GAP1 (similar to Saccharomyces cerevisiae YKR039W | GAP1 | General Amino acid Permease) → MSESSSTEKKNAYVVQDLEKENLDTGYSIDNVSRVETAAPDSQSDTHKSRWQNFKDSFKPVELEELDPNLTEAEKIAVATARSPLQRDLTPFAIQMISLGGAIGTGLFVGSGNSLRTGGPAGILIGYGISGTFIYTMIVAAGELAVTFPISGGIVTYPTRMVEESFGFALAFNYMFQWLVVLPLELVAASITVNYWGTPDRYRDGFVALFYLVVVCINLFGVKGYGMAECVFSMIKVTTVVGFIILGIILTCGGGPVKGYIGGKYFHALPLVGDTEGERFKGVMSVFVSAAFAFAGSELVGLAAAETKDPRRALPKAAKQTFWRITLFYMLSLLMVGLLVPYTNPRLIGSSSADATASPFVLAIETHGIKGLPSLINVVILISVLSVGNSAVFGCSRSLCAMAEQGFIPHWFRYIDRSGRPLVGIITTCTFGLLCFLAASPKEGLVFDWLYAIAGLSSLFTWFSIMLCHIRFRRALSAQNRSTDELSYLAPTGVWGSYYGCFIIFLVLVAQFWIAVWPTGTKPNANDFFQQYLSLPVVLFMYIVHKLWRRDWTIFIRAKDIDIDTGRRETDLEALKAELAEERAILAAKPIWYRVYKFWC
- the HMT1 gene encoding protein-arginine omega-N methyltransferase HMT1 (similar to Saccharomyces cerevisiae YBR034C | HMT1 | HnRNP MethylTransferase), producing the protein MSKTTATESATDKSKLSQTEQHYFTSYDHYGIHEEMLQDTVRTMSYKNAIMRNKSLFKDKIVLDVGCGTGILSMFAAQAGAKHVIGVDMSNIIEMAKVIVEKNGFANKITLIRGKLEDITLPYKKVDIIVSEWMGYFLLYESMMDTVLYARDKYLVEGGLIFPDKCSIHVAGLEDSQYKEQKLGYWENVYGFDYSPFIPLVKKEPLVDTVQNSAVNTTRCKLIEFDLNTVKIEDLAFESEFKLEAKRQDFINGLIAWFDIEFPYEKRKGNTPVYFSTGAHASYTHWKQTVFYFADDLECEIGDILKGKLKCSPNNRNNRDLDIVIDYEFMPKGPGSRQRRVIGQNEYIMQ
- the DID2 gene encoding Did2p (similar to Saccharomyces cerevisiae YKR035W-A | DID2 | Doa4-Independent Degradation) — its product is MSNSLENTLFQLKFTSKQLQKQANKTLKESNVQKKKLTKILSSSDGVDNEVAKVYASNVIRKKNEHLQLLKLSSRIDAVASRISTAITMNNVSKNMFGVVKGMDRALMSMNLEQITMIMDKFEKQFEDMDASVEAYQSINENNNPSSLVDQDEVDNLINMIHDETGLTSKMDSLPSMANKKVGKVAEEAEETENTEKEDLLAKRLKALRG